Proteins encoded in a region of the Chloroflexota bacterium genome:
- a CDS encoding precorrin-8X methylmutase produces MGARLPAQQPERGLVARLVYAAGDPALADLVRLTGDPIQASLDALRDGAPLIVDVGMVAAGISKPLLATPGCELIVALHAAGAESLARSHGITRSAGGILALADRLDGAVVVIGNAPTALLALLDLVNAGSVTPAAIVGLPVGFVAAEESKAALLQACVPSVTIAGTRGGSGLAAAAANYLLRLASEASPST; encoded by the coding sequence GTGGGCGCGCGCCTGCCCGCCCAGCAGCCGGAGCGCGGACTCGTGGCGCGCCTCGTCTACGCGGCCGGCGACCCGGCGCTGGCCGATCTGGTGCGCCTCACCGGCGACCCGATCCAGGCATCGCTTGATGCGCTGCGCGACGGCGCGCCGCTGATCGTGGACGTGGGCATGGTGGCGGCCGGCATCTCGAAGCCGTTGCTGGCAACGCCTGGCTGCGAGCTGATCGTGGCCCTCCACGCCGCCGGCGCGGAATCGCTGGCCCGGTCGCACGGGATCACGCGGTCGGCGGGCGGCATCCTGGCGCTGGCCGACCGACTCGACGGCGCGGTCGTGGTCATCGGCAATGCCCCGACCGCCCTCCTGGCGCTCCTCGACCTCGTCAACGCCGGCAGCGTCACTCCGGCCGCGATCGTCGGGCTGCCGGTCGGCTTCGTGGCCGCTGAGGAGTCGAAAGCCGCGCTGCTCCAGGCGTGCGTCCCCAGCGTCACGATTGCAGGGACGCGCGGCGGCTCCGGACTCGCAGCCGCCGCCGCCAACTACCTGCTGCGCCTCGCCTCCGAAGCGTCACCCTCGACGTGA
- a CDS encoding cobalt-precorrin-6A reductase translates to MSGDQSSQRVLILGGTGEGRLLAERLTACGVGVITSLAGRLSAPARSVGQSWSGGFGGAAGLTDWLQAEQIVAVVDASHPFAAQIGASAVAACATLGLLLLRLDRPPWQAQPGDRWLHAESLAEAACLTAEHGRRVLLAIGRQGVGAFASVADLWFLIRCIEPPDGPIPRAHELLLARGPFRLADERSLLATHRIDLVVTKNSGGPTDAKLIAARERGIPVVMVARPIRAQGETVSSVDEAVAWVGRVLQRRGHVEGDASEARRSR, encoded by the coding sequence GTGAGCGGCGACCAATCATCTCAGCGCGTCCTGATCCTGGGCGGCACGGGTGAGGGCCGCCTGCTGGCCGAGCGGCTCACTGCCTGCGGAGTCGGTGTCATCACCTCGCTGGCCGGCCGCCTGAGCGCGCCCGCACGCTCTGTGGGACAGTCGTGGAGCGGCGGCTTCGGCGGGGCGGCCGGACTGACTGACTGGCTCCAGGCGGAGCAGATCGTCGCCGTCGTGGATGCCTCGCACCCGTTCGCAGCGCAGATCGGTGCGTCGGCAGTGGCTGCCTGCGCCACGTTGGGCCTGCTGCTGCTCCGCCTGGATCGCCCGCCCTGGCAGGCGCAACCCGGCGACCGCTGGCTGCACGCCGAGTCGCTGGCCGAGGCGGCCTGCCTGACGGCCGAGCACGGGCGGCGCGTGCTGCTGGCCATCGGACGCCAGGGCGTCGGAGCGTTCGCGTCGGTGGCCGACCTGTGGTTCCTGATCCGCTGCATCGAGCCGCCCGACGGCCCGATCCCCCGTGCGCATGAGCTGCTGCTGGCGCGCGGACCGTTCAGGCTGGCCGACGAACGGTCGCTCCTCGCAACGCATCGCATCGATCTCGTGGTGACGAAGAACAGCGGCGGGCCGACCGACGCCAAGCTGATCGCTGCCCGCGAGCGCGGGATCCCCGTGGTGATGGTCGCGCGTCCGATTCGGGCGCAGGGCGAGACCGTCAGCAGCGTCGATGAGGCCGTGGCCTGGGTCGGGCGGGTGCTTCAGCGGCGCGGTCACGTCGAGGGTGACGCTTCGGAGGCGAGGCGCAGCAGGTAG
- a CDS encoding precorrin-6A synthase (deacetylating), translating into MRRLLVIGIGAGDPDYITVQAIKAIQQTDVFFVVDKGAEKAGLVSLRHELLLRYGPAGGYRVVEIEEPARDRTAEAYRSAVDAWRHERAVRYEGAMAAHLADGQCGSILVWGDPSLYDSTLAIVEDVQARGALQFDVTIVPGISSVQALAARHGVTLNRVGEAIQLTTGRRLRAGLPAEAENVVVMLDGGCAFQTLAESHPDLEIVWGAYVGTPDEILVRGPLREVAATIERVRAEARAAQGWIMDTYLLRRSGE; encoded by the coding sequence ATGAGGAGACTCCTGGTCATCGGGATCGGCGCGGGCGACCCGGACTACATCACCGTGCAGGCGATCAAGGCGATCCAGCAGACCGACGTCTTCTTCGTGGTTGACAAGGGCGCGGAGAAGGCCGGGCTGGTCAGCCTGCGCCACGAGCTGCTGCTGCGCTACGGTCCGGCCGGCGGCTACCGGGTGGTCGAGATCGAGGAGCCAGCCCGGGATCGCACGGCGGAAGCGTACCGGTCGGCCGTGGACGCCTGGCGACACGAGCGGGCCGTTCGGTACGAAGGGGCGATGGCGGCGCACCTCGCCGATGGGCAGTGCGGCAGCATCCTGGTCTGGGGCGATCCGTCCCTCTACGACAGCACCCTGGCGATTGTCGAGGACGTTCAGGCGCGCGGTGCGCTCCAGTTCGACGTGACGATCGTTCCCGGCATCAGCAGCGTCCAGGCGTTGGCGGCCCGGCATGGCGTCACCCTCAACCGCGTGGGTGAGGCGATCCAGCTCACGACCGGACGGCGGCTGCGGGCAGGCTTGCCCGCCGAGGCCGAGAACGTGGTCGTGATGCTGGACGGCGGCTGCGCGTTCCAGACCCTTGCCGAGTCGCACCCCGACCTGGAGATCGTCTGGGGCGCCTACGTCGGCACGCCGGACGAGATCCTGGTGCGTGGACCGCTGCGCGAGGTGGCGGCGACCATCGAACGGGTCCGCGCGGAGGCCCGAGCCGCGCAGGGCTGGATCATGGACACCTACCTGCTGCGACGGTCCGGCGAGTGA
- the cbiE gene encoding precorrin-6y C5,15-methyltransferase (decarboxylating) subunit CbiE, whose product MTDAASAMQRILVVGIGDDGPDSVPGPVRARIRTADILAGGNRHLSLFPDAGKERLPVTADLDGLVAQLGAASGSRSVVVLASGDPCFFGIGPLLAERLGRERVEIVPNVSSVALAFARLGVSWQDARVVSAHGRPLSQAIKAATGAEKLAVLTDDTNTPAAVATALLAAGAQDGPAYVFEHLGGPAEAETPTTLNGLKGSTFADLNVLVVPTLTWEKRPEPAGAAVQFGLSELVYAHSGGMITKPEIRAVALSKLRLPPGGVLWDVGAASGSLAIEAVGLAPRVTAYAIERSQIELKHLWRNVATRPNGNRVRVITGDAPDVFADLPDPDSVFVGGSGGRLTDILAEASARLRPHGRIVCNFATVQNLAESLRWGEFRGLQAEVVQVAISRSTDIVGMTRLQGENPVWVVTFRS is encoded by the coding sequence GTGACAGACGCTGCCTCGGCAATGCAGCGCATCCTTGTCGTCGGCATCGGGGACGACGGCCCTGACAGCGTGCCCGGGCCGGTGCGGGCGCGCATCCGGACGGCAGACATCCTGGCGGGCGGGAACCGCCACCTGAGCCTCTTCCCAGACGCTGGCAAGGAACGCCTCCCGGTTACCGCCGATCTCGACGGACTCGTGGCGCAGCTTGGCGCGGCATCAGGGTCGCGCTCGGTCGTCGTGCTGGCCTCGGGCGATCCGTGCTTCTTCGGCATCGGGCCACTGCTGGCGGAGCGTCTCGGCCGCGAGCGCGTCGAGATCGTCCCGAACGTCTCGTCGGTGGCGCTGGCGTTCGCGCGCCTCGGCGTCTCCTGGCAGGATGCCCGCGTGGTCTCGGCGCACGGGCGACCGCTGTCACAGGCGATCAAGGCAGCCACCGGCGCGGAGAAGCTGGCCGTCCTGACCGACGACACGAACACCCCGGCGGCCGTCGCGACGGCGCTCCTGGCGGCTGGCGCGCAGGACGGCCCGGCCTACGTGTTCGAACACCTGGGCGGCCCGGCCGAGGCCGAGACGCCGACGACGCTCAACGGCCTGAAGGGTTCAACCTTCGCCGATCTCAACGTGCTGGTGGTCCCGACGCTGACCTGGGAGAAGCGGCCCGAGCCAGCCGGGGCGGCGGTCCAGTTCGGCCTGTCGGAACTGGTGTACGCACACAGCGGCGGCATGATCACCAAGCCGGAGATTCGCGCGGTGGCCCTGAGCAAGCTGCGGCTGCCGCCCGGCGGCGTGCTCTGGGACGTCGGGGCGGCCTCCGGGTCGCTGGCTATCGAGGCGGTGGGGCTGGCGCCACGGGTTACCGCCTACGCCATCGAGCGCTCGCAGATCGAGTTGAAGCACCTCTGGCGGAACGTCGCCACGCGCCCCAACGGCAACCGCGTGCGCGTTATCACCGGCGACGCGCCCGACGTCTTCGCCGACCTTCCCGATCCAGACTCGGTCTTCGTGGGTGGGAGCGGCGGACGGTTGACCGACATTCTGGCCGAAGCCTCGGCCCGGCTCCGGCCGCATGGCCGCATCGTCTGCAACTTCGCCACCGTCCAGAACCTGGCGGAATCGTTGCGCTGGGGCGAGTTTCGCGGTCTGCAGGCCGAGGTGGTGCAGGTGGCGATCTCGCGCAGCACGGACATCGTCGGGATGACGCGGCTCCAGGGCGAGAACCCCGTCTGGGTGGTCACTTTCAGGTCATGA
- the cobI gene encoding precorrin-2 C(20)-methyltransferase, producing the protein MTDRNPRPAVACPTLIGVGVGPGDPELLTLKAVRAIREADVVFAPVRHAGDRSMALQIVADHLDPARQEIVTVPFPRTDRGESWRTASASMLSRLGGRRGVFLTEGDPLLFGSFGDVLAALGPASASVGVAAIPGISSVTAAAAASLLPLTDHDQRLAIVPATAGVSEIEAAIRQYDCVVLLKVGRLLGSLLDLLAAHGRLDSTVYIRRCGWPDQEIVHDVRRLRASPPRDYFALLIVHRPRHAEEYDGNVS; encoded by the coding sequence ATGACCGACCGCAACCCGCGGCCGGCCGTCGCCTGCCCGACGCTGATCGGCGTCGGCGTCGGGCCGGGCGATCCGGAGCTGCTGACGTTGAAGGCCGTCCGGGCCATTCGCGAGGCGGACGTCGTCTTCGCACCCGTCCGCCACGCCGGCGACCGCAGCATGGCGCTCCAGATCGTCGCGGACCACCTGGACCCGGCCCGGCAGGAGATCGTCACGGTGCCGTTTCCGCGCACGGACCGTGGCGAATCGTGGAGAACGGCCAGCGCGTCAATGCTCTCCAGGCTCGGCGGTCGTCGTGGCGTGTTCCTGACGGAAGGCGATCCGCTCCTGTTCGGCAGCTTCGGCGACGTGCTGGCAGCGCTCGGCCCGGCCTCGGCGTCCGTCGGCGTGGCAGCGATCCCCGGCATCTCGTCGGTCACCGCTGCTGCCGCGGCCTCATTGCTCCCCCTGACCGACCACGATCAGCGGCTGGCCATCGTGCCGGCCACGGCAGGTGTGTCCGAGATCGAGGCCGCCATTCGCCAGTACGATTGCGTCGTGCTGCTCAAGGTTGGCAGACTCCTCGGCAGCCTCCTCGATCTGCTCGCCGCACATGGTCGGCTGGACTCCACCGTCTACATCCGACGCTGCGGCTGGCCCGACCAGGAGATCGTTCACGACGTGCGACGCTTGCGGGCGTCGCCACCCCGAGACTACTTCGCGCTGCTGATCGTTCACCGGCCGCGCCACGCTGAGGAGTACGATGGGAACGTTTCGTGA
- the cobM gene encoding precorrin-4 C(11)-methyltransferase — MVVFVGAGPGDPDLLTIRARDVIAAADLVIWADSLVHPGVAALARPDAEVIGSATMTLETISERMIAAARAGKLVARVQSGDPAIYGAMHEQMVLLDAAEIPYAVVPGVSAVFAGAAALNAELTVPDVAQTVILTRLPSRTTIPEQERLRAMAAHGGTICLFLSITVIERVVTELMEGGYLADTPAAVLHRVTWEDETIIRGTLADIAASARDAGLKRQALILVGRAIDPQLTRVASSHRSNLYSPEWSHVFRLAEGRGQTDTSATGVAERERS, encoded by the coding sequence ATGGTGGTGTTCGTGGGGGCCGGCCCCGGCGACCCCGACCTGCTCACGATCCGTGCGCGTGACGTCATCGCCGCCGCCGATCTGGTGATCTGGGCCGATTCGCTGGTGCATCCGGGGGTGGCCGCCCTGGCCCGCCCCGATGCCGAGGTGATCGGCAGCGCCACCATGACGCTGGAGACGATCTCCGAGCGGATGATCGCGGCGGCCCGGGCTGGCAAGCTCGTGGCTCGCGTCCAGAGCGGCGACCCGGCCATCTACGGCGCGATGCACGAGCAGATGGTGTTGCTCGATGCCGCCGAGATTCCGTACGCCGTGGTGCCGGGCGTCAGCGCCGTCTTCGCCGGAGCCGCCGCGCTGAACGCTGAGCTGACCGTCCCGGACGTGGCCCAGACGGTCATCCTGACCCGACTCCCCTCGCGCACGACGATCCCCGAGCAGGAGCGGCTGCGGGCGATGGCTGCCCACGGCGGCACGATCTGCCTGTTCCTGAGCATCACCGTCATCGAGCGGGTGGTGACCGAATTGATGGAGGGCGGCTACCTGGCCGACACGCCGGCCGCCGTGCTGCACCGCGTGACCTGGGAAGACGAGACGATCATCCGAGGGACGCTGGCCGACATCGCGGCCTCGGCGCGAGACGCCGGCCTGAAGCGGCAGGCCCTGATCCTGGTCGGGCGGGCCATCGATCCCCAGTTGACTCGGGTGGCCTCGTCGCACCGCTCGAACCTGTACAGTCCCGAATGGAGCCACGTCTTCCGACTGGCTGAGGGGCGTGGGCAGACGGACACGTCTGCCACGGGGGTTGCCGAGCGTGAACGGTCGTAG
- the cobJ gene encoding precorrin-3B C(17)-methyltransferase gives MNGRRRRSGVAVVAVTRQGTRLGAQIVATLRSSLDEDSDVEIALHIKSQWAGDAPEDAVPFDGSLGPLLADLFPQVETLISVLAVGATVRLVAPLLGKKRDDPGVICVDDAGQFVIPVLGGHQTDANGLAQEIADAIGATAVVTTASDAIGLPNLDRLGSVQQWRMDALPETVKQVSAAALAGQLPTVYFPREFQGPHAELPEAWPRADSLAALRGVSGPRIAITDRVLPDDLVSDGGPLLVYRPRTLVLGIGCSTDATPDDVESLARRTLSAAGLAWGSVHTVATIDRRLDHPALVRLVWQADAAYFPVFTPEQLAAVPDVPTPSAEVERHVGTPGVAEPAAILASQGGVLLVPKQKSATATVAVARRGSIALEPGALWLVGIGPGPLDLIAPRASRAIRSADIVIGYRGYLELLSEIVSESRMRPYDLGQEHERAAAAIRLAQQGRQVAVVSSGDIGVYGMAGLVFELLHEQPPSPAGEDISVEVIPGITAASSANALLGAPLMLDFAAISLSDLLVPWDGIRRRLEAAAQGDLVVVLYNPASARRRQPFEDAVAILREHRAPETPVGLVRDAYRDEENVTVTTLAELTVDDVDMRTVVVVGCSRTELLDGVMVTRRGYLERPGR, from the coding sequence GTGAACGGTCGTAGGCGGCGCTCGGGCGTCGCGGTTGTCGCGGTCACCCGCCAGGGCACGCGGCTGGGCGCGCAGATCGTGGCGACGCTGCGCTCAAGCCTCGACGAAGACAGCGACGTGGAGATTGCGCTCCACATCAAGAGCCAGTGGGCGGGTGATGCGCCTGAGGATGCCGTGCCCTTCGACGGCTCGCTCGGGCCGCTGCTGGCGGACCTGTTCCCACAGGTCGAGACGCTGATCTCGGTGCTGGCCGTTGGCGCGACCGTTCGGCTGGTCGCACCGCTGCTCGGCAAGAAGCGCGACGACCCCGGCGTCATCTGCGTGGACGACGCAGGGCAGTTCGTGATCCCGGTCCTCGGCGGCCACCAGACCGACGCCAACGGGCTGGCCCAGGAGATCGCGGACGCCATCGGCGCGACGGCGGTGGTGACCACGGCCAGCGACGCCATCGGCCTGCCCAATCTGGACCGGCTCGGGTCGGTCCAGCAGTGGCGGATGGACGCCCTGCCCGAGACCGTCAAGCAGGTGAGCGCCGCCGCCCTGGCCGGCCAGCTTCCGACCGTCTACTTCCCGCGCGAGTTCCAGGGGCCGCACGCCGAGCTGCCGGAGGCGTGGCCGCGCGCCGACTCCCTGGCCGCCCTGCGCGGCGTGAGCGGGCCGCGCATCGCCATCACCGACCGCGTCCTGCCCGACGATCTTGTCTCGGATGGCGGGCCGCTGCTGGTCTACCGGCCGCGCACCCTGGTACTGGGGATCGGGTGCAGCACGGATGCCACGCCAGACGATGTCGAGTCGCTCGCACGTCGAACGCTCAGCGCGGCGGGATTGGCCTGGGGCAGCGTGCACACGGTCGCGACCATCGACCGACGGCTCGATCACCCGGCCCTCGTGCGGCTGGTCTGGCAGGCTGACGCAGCCTACTTTCCCGTCTTCACCCCCGAACAGCTTGCCGCCGTGCCAGATGTGCCGACGCCCTCGGCGGAGGTCGAACGGCACGTCGGCACGCCCGGCGTTGCCGAGCCGGCCGCGATCCTTGCCAGCCAGGGCGGCGTGCTGCTGGTGCCGAAGCAGAAGTCGGCCACGGCGACGGTCGCCGTCGCGCGGCGCGGCAGCATCGCGCTGGAGCCAGGAGCGCTCTGGCTGGTCGGGATCGGGCCGGGGCCGCTCGACCTGATCGCACCCCGTGCGAGCCGCGCCATCCGCTCGGCCGACATCGTGATCGGCTATCGTGGCTACCTTGAGCTGCTTTCGGAGATCGTGAGCGAATCCCGCATGCGTCCCTACGACCTGGGCCAGGAGCACGAGCGGGCCGCCGCGGCGATCCGGCTGGCGCAGCAGGGGCGGCAGGTGGCCGTGGTGTCGAGTGGCGACATCGGCGTCTACGGCATGGCCGGTCTGGTCTTCGAGCTGCTGCACGAGCAGCCGCCATCTCCTGCCGGCGAGGATATCAGCGTCGAGGTGATCCCAGGCATCACGGCGGCCTCGTCCGCCAATGCGTTGCTCGGCGCGCCGTTGATGCTCGACTTCGCGGCGATCAGCCTCAGCGACCTGCTGGTGCCGTGGGACGGCATCCGCCGGAGGCTTGAAGCCGCTGCACAGGGCGACCTCGTCGTCGTCCTCTACAACCCGGCCAGCGCACGGCGTCGCCAGCCGTTCGAGGATGCCGTGGCCATCCTCCGCGAGCACCGCGCACCCGAGACGCCGGTCGGCCTGGTCCGCGATGCCTACCGTGACGAGGAGAACGTCACTGTCACGACATTGGCCGAGCTGACGGTGGACGACGTGGACATGCGGACCGTCGTGGTCGTCGGCTGCTCGCGCACGGAACTGCTGGACGGTGTGATGGTCACGCGGCGGGGCTACCTGGAGCGGCCGGGCCGATGA
- a CDS encoding redoxin domain-containing protein, which yields MRDADAELLAISGDHIWAHRAFSKALDGLPFPLLADWGMDVTKAYGAHNAERNCPTRVAIVVDRDGIVRFVNTAFDARDPGHYVEVIEQLQALP from the coding sequence GTGCGCGACGCCGATGCCGAGCTGCTGGCGATCAGCGGAGATCATATCTGGGCGCACCGGGCCTTCTCGAAGGCGCTCGACGGGTTGCCGTTCCCACTGCTGGCCGATTGGGGCATGGACGTCACGAAGGCGTACGGCGCACACAACGCCGAGCGCAACTGTCCGACGCGGGTCGCCATCGTGGTGGATCGCGACGGCATCGTCAGGTTCGTCAATACCGCGTTCGATGCGCGTGATCCGGGGCACTACGTCGAGGTGATCGAGCAACTACAGGCGCTGCCGTAG
- a CDS encoding redoxin domain-containing protein produces the protein MRALPEVGSAAPDFTLPSHLEGEVQLSAMRGTKVAILFYPFDFSPG, from the coding sequence ATGCGCGCTCTACCGGAGGTCGGATCGGCGGCGCCGGACTTCACGCTTCCCTCGCACCTCGAGGGTGAGGTTCAGCTCTCGGCGATGCGCGGGACCAAGGTCGCGATCCTCTTCTACCCGTTCGACTTCTCCCCTGGTTGA
- a CDS encoding histidine--tRNA ligase family protein gives MNDALPPDDARLRGLTHRLRHHFERFGYRGIDTPILENLDLFLRKSGEEIAARMYSFTHWNRKLCLRPELTASVMRAYVSQLRDRPLPVRVHYAGPTFRYEKPQRGRYRQFTQVGIECIGGEGPSADAEVLAAACGAVAQIGLRNSRLVVGHLGVVLQLLEQLGIDEHGQNLILGNMEALARRGADPDEVVPRVLALMGVGSTVAQEDRTVDEADEEPASLLPSLLSEFGSEGAAHVASDLLARANLVLEGGSRTPEEIVSRLVSKAGRLDPTDNVSRAVDFIVQLQRLAGPPSEAFERIAALLAEHNLDPGPLREIERALSLLPSYGVEHPDVVVDLSLGRGLRFYTGLVFELHATAVGGVSSQIGGGGRYDDLVRSLGGHDAIPACGFSFGLERLKLALEAEGAELEGDRPLDVVVAPIEEGDEPLAVQAATRLRADGLDVEVDLRRRGVKANLRHADREGIPYVVIVGERERQAGQPLLRDMRSRSEQAVDLDRLVQVVRAGR, from the coding sequence ATGAACGACGCACTGCCGCCTGACGATGCCCGCCTGCGCGGGCTGACGCACCGGCTGCGCCATCATTTCGAGCGCTTCGGCTATCGCGGCATCGACACGCCGATTCTCGAAAACCTCGATCTCTTCCTGCGGAAGTCCGGCGAGGAGATCGCCGCGCGCATGTACAGCTTCACGCACTGGAATCGGAAGCTGTGCCTGCGGCCCGAGCTGACGGCGTCGGTCATGCGCGCCTACGTGAGCCAGTTGCGCGACCGGCCGTTGCCCGTGCGGGTCCACTACGCCGGCCCGACGTTCCGCTACGAGAAGCCGCAGCGAGGCCGGTACCGGCAGTTCACCCAGGTGGGCATCGAGTGCATCGGCGGGGAAGGGCCGTCTGCCGACGCCGAGGTACTCGCTGCCGCCTGCGGCGCGGTGGCGCAGATCGGGCTGCGGAACTCACGGCTGGTGGTCGGCCACCTCGGCGTGGTGCTTCAGTTGCTGGAGCAGCTGGGCATCGACGAGCACGGGCAGAACCTGATCCTCGGCAACATGGAGGCGCTCGCCCGGCGCGGCGCCGACCCCGACGAGGTCGTGCCGCGTGTCCTGGCGCTGATGGGCGTCGGCTCGACGGTGGCCCAGGAGGATCGGACGGTTGACGAGGCTGATGAGGAGCCGGCCAGCCTGTTGCCGTCGCTCCTCTCCGAGTTCGGGTCGGAGGGCGCGGCGCACGTCGCCTCGGACCTGCTTGCGCGGGCCAACCTTGTGCTGGAAGGCGGCAGCCGCACGCCGGAGGAGATCGTCAGCCGGCTGGTGAGCAAGGCCGGGCGGCTCGATCCGACCGACAACGTCTCCCGCGCCGTCGACTTCATCGTGCAGCTTCAACGGCTGGCCGGACCCCCGTCGGAGGCGTTTGAGCGGATCGCGGCGCTGCTGGCCGAACATAACCTCGACCCCGGCCCGCTCCGCGAGATCGAGCGCGCCCTGTCGCTGCTCCCGAGCTACGGCGTGGAGCATCCGGATGTGGTGGTCGATCTGAGCCTCGGTCGCGGCCTGCGCTTCTACACCGGGCTGGTCTTCGAGCTGCACGCGACGGCCGTCGGCGGCGTCAGCAGCCAGATCGGCGGCGGCGGTCGCTACGACGACCTGGTGCGGTCGCTGGGGGGCCACGACGCGATCCCGGCCTGCGGATTCAGCTTCGGGCTGGAGCGGCTGAAGCTGGCGCTCGAGGCCGAGGGCGCGGAGCTGGAAGGGGACCGGCCGCTAGACGTGGTGGTTGCGCCCATCGAGGAGGGCGACGAGCCGCTGGCCGTTCAGGCGGCGACCCGCCTGCGGGCTGACGGCCTGGACGTGGAGGTGGATCTCCGACGGCGCGGCGTCAAGGCAAACCTGCGCCACGCCGACCGCGAGGGCATCCCCTACGTCGTGATCGTCGGGGAGCGCGAACGCCAGGCCGGGCAGCCGCTCCTCCGCGACATGCGATCTCGCAGCGAGCAGGCGGTCGATCTGGATCGGCTGGTGCAGGTGGTGAGGGCAGGACGATGA
- the hisG gene encoding ATP phosphoribosyltransferase yields MTATLPNPSRRDQLRARKNGAVQSVVRVALPSKGMEEQTLEFLANCGMKVSRPNPRQYRATIPALAGVEVLFQRATDVFAKVAEGSVDLGITGYDIVREHEREDDGVVMLEKALGYGSCALVLAVPEGWIDVSSVTDVAEITAEFRRRGRDLRVATKYPNLSRQFLFDNGINYYTIVESSGALEAAPALNAADVIVDLVSSGVTLRENRLKRVAGGTIVESQACLIGNRAALRDNPDKLEIARQVLELIEAQMRSRDYYSLTGNIRGDSPEAVARRVTSHTEVAGLRGPTISKVYPKLGGEEGWYAATVVVQSKLLVQAVDALRRAGAGDVSVAPLRYVFQAKCWSFERLCRQLNERSGDE; encoded by the coding sequence ATGACCGCGACGCTTCCGAATCCATCCCGGCGCGATCAGTTGCGCGCCCGCAAGAACGGGGCGGTGCAGTCCGTCGTCCGCGTTGCCCTGCCCTCCAAAGGCATGGAGGAGCAGACGCTCGAATTCCTGGCGAACTGCGGGATGAAGGTCAGCCGGCCCAACCCGCGCCAGTACCGGGCCACCATTCCGGCCCTGGCCGGCGTCGAAGTGCTCTTCCAGCGGGCCACCGACGTCTTCGCGAAGGTGGCCGAGGGCAGCGTCGATCTCGGCATCACCGGCTACGACATCGTCCGCGAGCACGAGCGCGAGGATGACGGCGTGGTGATGCTGGAGAAGGCGCTCGGCTACGGCAGTTGCGCCCTGGTCCTGGCCGTCCCCGAGGGTTGGATCGACGTCAGCAGCGTGACCGACGTGGCCGAGATCACCGCCGAGTTCCGCCGCCGGGGCCGCGACCTGCGGGTCGCCACGAAGTATCCCAATCTGTCGCGGCAGTTCCTCTTCGACAACGGCATCAACTACTACACGATTGTCGAGTCGAGCGGGGCGCTCGAAGCCGCACCGGCGTTGAACGCCGCCGACGTGATCGTCGATCTGGTCAGCAGCGGCGTGACGCTGCGCGAGAACCGGCTGAAGCGCGTCGCAGGCGGCACGATCGTGGAGTCGCAGGCCTGCCTGATCGGCAACCGCGCCGCGCTGCGCGACAACCCCGACAAGCTCGAGATCGCGCGGCAGGTGCTGGAGCTGATTGAGGCCCAGATGCGCTCCCGCGACTACTACAGCCTGACCGGCAACATCCGGGGCGACTCGCCGGAGGCGGTGGCACGCCGGGTGACCAGCCACACCGAGGTTGCGGGCCTGCGCGGCCCGACCATCTCCAAGGTCTACCCGAAGCTCGGGGGCGAAGAGGGCTGGTACGCGGCCACGGTCGTGGTGCAGTCCAAGCTGCTGGTGCAGGCGGTCGATGCGCTGCGCCGGGCCGGCGCGGGCGACGTCTCCGTCGCACCGCTGCGCTACGTCTTCCAGGCAAAATGTTGGAGCTTCGAGCGGCTCTGTCGCCAGCTCAACGAACGCTCGGGCGACGAGTAG